In a genomic window of Quercus lobata isolate SW786 chromosome 4, ValleyOak3.0 Primary Assembly, whole genome shotgun sequence:
- the LOC115985700 gene encoding F-box protein At3g07870-like, translating to MTNESRLAFGFGFHPGTNEYKVVRTVEQEQPTGLEQRIEGFTLGKPMWMINRKNPFLLRVQPYAASFNGALHWLGQDKQNGSTIIVSFDLESENFQQIPTPDNCKSRLDRKDWRVVVLGGCLCMVDYNDHKRADIWSMKIYGVKESWIKEYTVMPFERLIGPSRPLFVLPNRNILIELQYLPESLYAYSVDLMTTYKIRIRDLPPRHSCRVVSVVDDTL from the coding sequence ATGACTAATGAAAGCAGGTTGGCTTTTGGGTTTGGTTTCCATCCCGGAACCAATGAGTATAAGGTGGTCAGAACAGTGGAACAAGAACAGCCTACGGGTTTGGAACAACGAATTGAGGGGTTCACTCTTGGCAAACCCATGTGGATGATCAACAGAAAGAACCCGTTCTTGCTTCGGGTGCAACCCTATGCAGCTTCGTTTAATGGAGCACTACACTGGTTAGGCCAAGATAAGCAAAATGGTTCAACAATTATAGTTTCATTCGATTTGGAGTCCGAAAATTTTCAACAGATTCCAACTCCAGATAATTGTAAATCTAGACTGGATAGGAAAGATTGGCGCGTTGTAGTGCTAGGAGGGTGTCTGTGTATGGTTGATTATAATGACCACAAAAGGGCTGACATATGGTCAATGAAGATTTATGGTGTAAAGGAGTCTTGGATTAAAGAATACACCGTGATGCCTTTTGAACGTTTGATAGGACCTAGTCGACCTCTATTTGTACTGCCAAATCGCAACATTTTGATCGAGTTGCAATATCTCCCAGAGAGTTTGTATGCTTATAGTGTAGATTTGATGACAACCTACAAGATAAGAATTCGTGACCTCCCCCCTCGCCATTCATGCCGAGTAGTTTCTGTTGTTGATGATACTCTTTGA